One window from the genome of Cucumis melo cultivar AY chromosome 12, USDA_Cmelo_AY_1.0, whole genome shotgun sequence encodes:
- the LOC103483731 gene encoding leucine-rich repeat receptor-like serine/threonine-protein kinase RGI4, with amino-acid sequence MHAEQRILVFIIFLLFSFSLIVSAVNHQGEALLSWKQSLNFSAQELNNWDSNDETPCEWFGIICNFKQEVVEIEFRYAELWGNIPTNFSSLLTLNKLIFVGTNITGTIPKEIGDLRELNTLDLSDNGLTGEIPIEICGLLKLENVDLSSNRLEGLIPAGIGNLTILKELSLHDNQLTGQIPRSIGNLKQLKNIRAGGNKDIEGNIPPEIGNCTNLVYAGFAETRISGSLPPSLGLLKKLKTLALYTTFLSGQIPPEIGNCSELQYLYLYETLLAGSIPTSFGNLQNLLNLFLYRNRLTGPLPKELGNCYQLFDIDISMNSLTGNIPTTFGNLTLLQELNLGMNNISGQIPAEIQNWTELTHLMLDNNQITGLIPSELGTLKNLRMLFLWHNKLEGNIPSSISNCEMLEEMDLSINGLTGHIPGQIFHLKKLNSLMLLSNNLSGVIPTEIGNCLSLNRFRVSKNLLFGALPPQFGNLKNLSFLDLGENQFSGVIPEEISGCTNLTFIDLHSNTISGALPSGLHRLISLQIIDFSNNVIEGNIDPGLGLLSSLTKLILFNNRFSGPIPSELGACLRLQLLDLSVNQLSGYLPAELGEIPALEIALNLSWNQLNGEIPKEFAYLDRLGILDLSHNHLSGDLQTIAVMQNLVVLNISDNNFSGRVPVTPFFQKLPPSVLSGNPNLGFGTQCTDEKGTRNSAHESASRVAVVLLLCIAWTLLMAALYVTFRSKRMARRRYYGGHDDDGVDSDMEIGNELEWEMTLYQKLDLSISDVAKKLTAANILGRGRSGVVYQVNIAPGLTIAVKRFKTSEKFAAAAFSSEISTLASIRHRNIIRLLGWAVNRKTKLLFYDYWPQGNLGGLLHECSAGGYVIGWNARFKIAMGLADGLAYLHHDCVPAISHRDVKVQNILLSDEYDACLTDFGFARFTEDNLNESSSANPLFVGSYGYIAPEYGHMLKVTEKSDVYSYGIVLLEMITGKKPADPSFPEGQHIIQWVQNHLRSQNDPIELLDPKLKIHPNAEIHEMLQVLEIALLCTNHRADDRPMMKDVAALLRRIQTESTMMRIKGIKPVYRLKRLEIQSY; translated from the exons ATGCATGCAGAACAGAGGATACTGGTCTTCATAATATTTTTGCTTTTCTCCTTCTCTTTAATTGTTTCTGCTGTCAACCATCAAGGCGAAGCTCTCTTATCATGGAAACAATCTCTGAACTTCTCGGCCCAAGAGTTAAACAATTGGGATTCCAATGATGAAACTCCCTGTGAGTGGTTTGGAATCATCTGCAACTTCAAACAGGAAGTTGTGGAAATAGAATTCAGGTACGCGGAATTGTGGGGTAACATCCCCACCAATTTTAGCTCATTGTTGACCCTGAACAAGCTCATCTTCGTGGGAACTAACATCACTGGTACAATTCCTAAAGAGATTGGCGATCTAAGGGAATTAAATACATTGGACCTGAGTGACAATGGCTTGACAGGAGAAATCCCAATTGAGATATGTGGTTTGCTCAAGCTTGAAAACGTCGACCTCAGCTCAAATAGACTTGAGGGCCTGATTCCAGCTGGAATTGGGAATCTCACGATCCTTAAAGAGCTTAGTCTACATGATAATCAACTTACCGGTCAAATTCCCAGAAGCATAGGAAACTTGAAGCAGCTAAAGAATATTAGAGCTGGTGGAAACAAAGACATCGAAGGCAATATACCTCCAGAAATTGGCAACTGTACCAATTTGGTGTATGCAGGCTTTGCTGAAACCAGAATTTCAGGCTCTCTGCCACCAAGTTTAGGCCTACTCAAGAAGCTCAAAACACTCGCATTGTACACAACCTTTCTCTCTGGCCAAATTCCTCCTGAAATTGGAAACTGCAGTGAGCTCCAATACTTGTATCTTTATGAAACGTTGCTCGCAGGTTCTATTCCAACAAGTTTTGGGAATCTCCAGAACCTGCTAAATCTGTTTCTATATAGAAATAGATTAACAGGCCCGTTGCCAAAGGAGCTTGGAAATTGTTATCAATTATTCGACATCGACATTTCAATGAATTCTTTGACGGGAAATATTCCAACCACATTTGGTAACTTGACTTTGCTACAAGAACTGAATTTGGGAATGAATAATATTTCAGGCCAGATACCAGCCGAGATTCAAAATTGGACGGAACTTACTCATTTGATGCTTGACAACAATCAAATCACGGGTTTGATACCTTCAGAACTAGGGACTTTGAAAAATCTGAGAATGTTGTTCTTGTGGCATAACAAGCTTGAAGGAAATATTCCATCTTCAATTTCCAACTGTGAGATGCTTGAAGAGATGGATTTATCGATAAATGGCTTGACAGGTCACATTCCTGGACAAATTTTCCACCTCAAGAAGCTAAATAGCCTCATGCTCCTCTCCAACAATCTATCAGGCGTTATACCTACAGAGATCGGAAATTGCTTGTCGTTAAATCGTTTCAGAGTTAGCAAAAACTTGCTCTTCGGCGCTCTCCCACCTCAGTTTGGGAATTTGAAGAATCTGAGTTTCTTGGACCTTGGAGAGAACCAGTTCTCTGGAGTAATACCTGAAGAGATTTCCGGCTGCACGAATCTAACATTCATCGATTTACACTCCAACACCATTAGTGGAGCTTTACCCTCAGGTCTCCACCGACTTATTTCCCTTCAAATCATTGACTTCTCAAATAATGTAATTGAAGGGAACATAGATCCTGGCCTCGGACTGTTAAGCTCATTGACAAAACTCATTCTGTTCAACAATCGATTCTCCGGGCCAATCCCTAGCGAGCTGGGCGCTTGCTTGAGGTTACAGTTATTGGACCTCAGTGTTAATCAACTTTCCGGTTATCTTCCGGCAGAGCTAGGGGAAATTCCAGCGCTGGAAATCGCTCTAAACCTGAGTTGGAACCAACTTAACGGTGAGATACCGAAGGAGTTCGCCTATTTAGACAGACTCGGAATCTTAGATCTCTCACACAATCACCTCAGCGGCGACCTCCAAACCATCGCCGTAATGCAGAATCTAGTAGTACTCAACATCTCCGACAACAATTTCTCTGGCCGAGTGCCGGTGACGCCCTTCTTCCAGAAACTCCCTCCCAGTGTCCTATCCGGTAATCCAAACCTCGGCTTCGGCACCCAATGCACCGACGAAAAGGGAACCAGAAATTCAGCACATGAATCAGCGTCTCGTGTGGCGGTGGTGCTGCTGCTATGCATAGCTTGGACGCTTCTCATGGCGGCTCTTTACGTGACCTTTCGATCGAAAAGAATGGCCCGAAGACGCTACTATGGTGGGCACGATGACGACGGCGTCGATAGCGACATGGAGATTGGCAACGAACTAGAATGGGAGATGACGCTCTATCAGAAGCTCGACCTTTCAATTTCTGACGTGGCAAAGAAACTGACAGCTGCCAACATCCTCGGTCGTGGCCGATCGGGCGTCGTTTACCAGGTCAACATCGCTCCGGGTTTAACCATCGCCGTCAAACGGTTCAAGACATCGGAGAAATTCGCCGCCGCCGCATTCTCTTCCGAAATCTCAACTCTAGCCAGTATCCGACACCGGAATATCATACGATTGCTCGGTTGGGCGGTCAATCGTAAAACGAAATTGTTATTCTATGACTACTGGCCACAAGGAAACCTCGGCGGTTTGTTACACGAGTGCAGCGCCGGCGGGTACGTAATCGGCTGGAATGCTCGGTTCAAGATCGCGATGGGATTGGCGGACGGATTGGCTTACTTGCATCACGACTGCGTGCCGGCGATTTCGCACCGGGACGTGAAAGTCCAAAATATACTATTGAGCGACGAATACGACGCGTGCCTTACAGATTTTGGATTCGCAAGGTTCACTGAAGACAATCTAAACGAATCATCGTCGGCAAATCCGCTATTCGTCGGATCTTACGGTTACATCGCACCGG AGTATGGTCATATGCTGAAAGTAACAGAGAAGAGCGATGTGTATAGCTACGGAATCGTTCTCTTAGAGATGATTACCGGTAAAAAGCCAGCGGATCCTTCATTTCCAGAAGGCCAACACATAATCCAATGGGTTCAAAATCATCTACGCAGCCAGAACGATCCAATCGAGCTATTGGATCCAAAACTCAAAATCCATCCCAACGCCGAAATTCATGAAATGCTTCAAGTCCTCGAAATCGCTCTTCTATGCACCAATCATCGCGCCGACGATCGGCCTATGATGAAGGACGTCGCTGCATTATTGAGAAGAATTCAAACAGAGTCTACGATGATGAGGATCAAGGGAATCAAACCTGTTTATAGATTGAAGAGACTCGAAATTCAATCGTATTAA
- the LOC103483723 gene encoding uncharacterized protein LOC103483723 isoform X1, giving the protein MASSSSSSSSSCSYCSCSFSCFVVLLLVFTSFSSVFSSSISHQIPTKNQTSFHPARELKKLKHIRNYLRKINKPPIKTIQSSDGDVIDCVLSHLQPAFDHPDLKGHTPLEPPERPRGNNNSIEEAVENFQLWSESGEFCPEGTIPIRRTTEKDIYRASSYRRYGRKPIRRHVRRDSSGNGHEHAVVYVNGEQYYGAKASLNIWAPRVTDQYEFSISQIWVISGSFENDLNTIEAGWQVSPELYGDNNPRFFTYWTTDAYQATGCYNLLCSGFVQTNNRIAIGAAISPISSYRGKQFDIGLMVWKDPKHGHWWLEYGSGLLVGYWPAFLFSHLRSHASMVQFGGEVVNSRSSGFHTGTQMGSGHFAEEGFGKASYFRNLQVVDWDNNLLPLTNLKVLADHSDCYDIRQTTNSVWGTYFYYGGPGRNVKCP; this is encoded by the exons atggcttcttcttcttcttcttcttcttcttcttgttcttattgttcttgttctttttcttgttttgttgTTTTGCTTCTGgtttttacttctttttcctCTGTTTTTTCAAGTTCTATATCCCATCAAATCCCAACAAAAAACCAAACTTCATTCCACCCAGCTAGAGAACTCAAGAAACTCAAACACATCAGAAATTATTTACGCAAAATCAACAAACCTCCCATCAAGACAATTCAG AGTTCAGATGGTGATGTTATAGATTGTGTTCTTTCTCATCTTCAACCTGCTTTTGACCATCCTGATCTCAAAGGCCATACTCCATTG GAACCACCAGAGAGGCCAAGAGGGAACAACAACTCCATTGAAGAAGCAGTAGAGAATTTCCAGTTATGGTCAGAATCAGGTGAGTTTTGCCCAGAAGGAACAATCCCAATAAGAAGAACAACAGAGAAAGATATATACAGAGCAAGTTCTTATAGAAGATATGGAAGAAAACCCATTAGACGACATGTGAGAAGAGACTCTTCTGGCAATGGCCATGAG CATGCTGTGGTATATGTGAATGGGGAACAATATTATGGAGCAAAGGCGAGTTTAAACATATGGGCACCACGTGTAACGGATCAATATGAGTTTAGTATATCACAAATATGGGTAATTTCAGGTTCATTTGAGAATGATTTGAACACCATTGAAGCTGGATGGCAG GTTAGTCCTGAACTGTATGGAGACAACAATCCCAGATTCTTTACATACTGGACg ACCGATGCTTATCAAGCTACTGGGTGTTATAATTTACTTTGTTCTGGGTTCGTTCAAACCAATAATAGGATTGCAATTGGAGCAGCAATTTCGCCCATTTCTTCTTACCGTGGCAAGCAATTTGATATTGGTTTAATGGTTTGGAAg GATCCGAAGCACGGGCATTGGTGGTTAGAATACGGGTCGGGGTTGCTGGTGGGGTACTGGCCAGCATTCTTGTTCAGCCATTTGAGAAGCCATGCTAGCATGGTACAGTTTGGAGGGGAAGTAGTGAACAGCAGATCTTCAGGGTTTCATACAGGAACTCAAATGGGGAGTGGTCATTTTGCTGAAGAAGGGTTTGGGAAAGCTTCTTATTTCAGGAATTTACAAGTTGTTGATTGGGATAATAATTTGCTTCCTCTTACAAATCTTAAGGTGTTGGCTGACCATTCTGATTGTTATGATATTAGACAAACCACTAATAGTGTTTGGGGCACTTATTTTTACTATGGAGGTCCTGGTAGAAATGTCAAATGCCCTTag
- the LOC103483723 gene encoding uncharacterized protein LOC103483723 isoform X2: MLLYVGNGEAKKKKKKTKQKFGFFLFSFVVTEIISSISHQIPTKNQTSFHPARELKKLKHIRNYLRKINKPPIKTIQSSDGDVIDCVLSHLQPAFDHPDLKGHTPLEPPERPRGNNNSIEEAVENFQLWSESGEFCPEGTIPIRRTTEKDIYRASSYRRYGRKPIRRHVRRDSSGNGHEHAVVYVNGEQYYGAKASLNIWAPRVTDQYEFSISQIWVISGSFENDLNTIEAGWQVSPELYGDNNPRFFTYWTTDAYQATGCYNLLCSGFVQTNNRIAIGAAISPISSYRGKQFDIGLMVWKDPKHGHWWLEYGSGLLVGYWPAFLFSHLRSHASMVQFGGEVVNSRSSGFHTGTQMGSGHFAEEGFGKASYFRNLQVVDWDNNLLPLTNLKVLADHSDCYDIRQTTNSVWGTYFYYGGPGRNVKCP, from the exons ATGTTATTATATGTTGGGAATGGTgaagcaaagaagaagaagaagaaaacaaaacaaaagtttgggtttttcttgttttcttttgttgtaACTGAGATTATTAG TTCTATATCCCATCAAATCCCAACAAAAAACCAAACTTCATTCCACCCAGCTAGAGAACTCAAGAAACTCAAACACATCAGAAATTATTTACGCAAAATCAACAAACCTCCCATCAAGACAATTCAG AGTTCAGATGGTGATGTTATAGATTGTGTTCTTTCTCATCTTCAACCTGCTTTTGACCATCCTGATCTCAAAGGCCATACTCCATTG GAACCACCAGAGAGGCCAAGAGGGAACAACAACTCCATTGAAGAAGCAGTAGAGAATTTCCAGTTATGGTCAGAATCAGGTGAGTTTTGCCCAGAAGGAACAATCCCAATAAGAAGAACAACAGAGAAAGATATATACAGAGCAAGTTCTTATAGAAGATATGGAAGAAAACCCATTAGACGACATGTGAGAAGAGACTCTTCTGGCAATGGCCATGAG CATGCTGTGGTATATGTGAATGGGGAACAATATTATGGAGCAAAGGCGAGTTTAAACATATGGGCACCACGTGTAACGGATCAATATGAGTTTAGTATATCACAAATATGGGTAATTTCAGGTTCATTTGAGAATGATTTGAACACCATTGAAGCTGGATGGCAG GTTAGTCCTGAACTGTATGGAGACAACAATCCCAGATTCTTTACATACTGGACg ACCGATGCTTATCAAGCTACTGGGTGTTATAATTTACTTTGTTCTGGGTTCGTTCAAACCAATAATAGGATTGCAATTGGAGCAGCAATTTCGCCCATTTCTTCTTACCGTGGCAAGCAATTTGATATTGGTTTAATGGTTTGGAAg GATCCGAAGCACGGGCATTGGTGGTTAGAATACGGGTCGGGGTTGCTGGTGGGGTACTGGCCAGCATTCTTGTTCAGCCATTTGAGAAGCCATGCTAGCATGGTACAGTTTGGAGGGGAAGTAGTGAACAGCAGATCTTCAGGGTTTCATACAGGAACTCAAATGGGGAGTGGTCATTTTGCTGAAGAAGGGTTTGGGAAAGCTTCTTATTTCAGGAATTTACAAGTTGTTGATTGGGATAATAATTTGCTTCCTCTTACAAATCTTAAGGTGTTGGCTGACCATTCTGATTGTTATGATATTAGACAAACCACTAATAGTGTTTGGGGCACTTATTTTTACTATGGAGGTCCTGGTAGAAATGTCAAATGCCCTTag